In Bacteroidota bacterium, a single window of DNA contains:
- a CDS encoding nucleotide sugar dehydrogenase: MKSELLQKIENKSFVVGVIGLGYVGLPLLHCFVEKGFRSIGFDIDGSKVDSLAKGKSYIKHIPSERIKRAVDSGRFSVTTDFSRLKECDAILIAVPTPLNKNREPDMSFIVSTCEAIAPHLRRGQMVVLESTTYPGTTEEVMVPILEKNGLKVDKDFYVAFSPEREDPNNPDYTTETIPKVVGSTTPDGLAVVDAVYKQIVVRTVPVSSVKVAEATKLVENIFRAVNIALVNELKTTFMKMGIDVWDVIDAAKTKPFGFMPFYPGPGLGGHCIPIDPFYLTWKAREFGVTTKFIELAGEINTAMPEFVVTRVMEALNEVGKPLKGAKILMLGLAYKANVDDDRESPSYHLIEKLEERGAAVSYNDPYIPAIKHTREFPRFAGRRSVEISDNFDLILVATAHNEYKKIDFERFTVPIVDTRNIVRRSKGGVYKA; this comes from the coding sequence ATGAAATCCGAGCTTTTGCAAAAAATTGAAAACAAATCATTCGTCGTCGGCGTGATTGGATTGGGATACGTCGGACTCCCGCTCCTCCATTGTTTTGTGGAGAAGGGTTTCCGCTCGATCGGTTTCGACATCGACGGCTCGAAGGTCGATTCCCTTGCGAAAGGGAAATCGTACATCAAGCATATTCCTTCGGAGAGGATCAAACGCGCGGTCGATTCCGGGCGGTTCAGCGTGACGACCGATTTTTCGCGGCTGAAGGAATGCGACGCCATCCTCATCGCCGTGCCGACGCCGCTGAACAAAAATCGCGAGCCGGATATGTCGTTCATCGTCTCGACCTGCGAAGCGATCGCGCCGCATCTGCGGAGAGGGCAGATGGTCGTGCTTGAGTCGACAACTTATCCCGGCACTACGGAAGAAGTGATGGTGCCCATTCTTGAAAAGAACGGATTGAAAGTCGATAAGGATTTTTATGTCGCCTTTTCGCCCGAGCGGGAAGATCCCAACAACCCCGATTATACCACTGAAACGATTCCCAAGGTCGTCGGCTCAACGACGCCCGACGGCCTTGCGGTCGTCGACGCGGTCTATAAACAGATCGTCGTCAGGACCGTTCCGGTCTCGAGCGTGAAAGTGGCGGAAGCGACCAAGCTTGTTGAGAATATTTTTCGCGCCGTCAACATCGCGCTGGTCAATGAACTGAAAACGACGTTCATGAAAATGGGGATCGATGTATGGGACGTCATCGATGCGGCGAAGACCAAGCCGTTCGGCTTCATGCCGTTCTATCCGGGGCCGGGTTTGGGCGGACATTGTATCCCCATCGATCCGTTCTATTTAACGTGGAAAGCGCGGGAGTTCGGCGTCACGACGAAATTCATCGAGCTCGCCGGAGAGATCAACACTGCCATGCCGGAGTTTGTCGTCACGCGCGTGATGGAAGCGCTTAATGAAGTCGGGAAACCTCTGAAGGGGGCAAAAATCTTGATGCTCGGCCTCGCGTACAAAGCGAATGTTGACGACGACCGCGAATCCCCTTCATACCATTTGATCGAGAAGCTCGAAGAGCGCGGAGCGGCCGTCAGCTACAACGATCCCTACATCCCGGCGATCAAACACACCCGCGAATTTCCTAGATTTGCCGGAAGAAGATCGGTCGAGATCTCGGACAATTTTGACCTCATTCTCGTGGCCACCGCCCACAACGAATACAAGAAGATCGACTTCGAACGGTTCACCGTTCCAATCGTCGATACGCGTAACATCGTGCGCAGGAGCAAGGGGGGGGTGTACAAAGCATAG